One Nymphaea colorata isolate Beijing-Zhang1983 chromosome 12, ASM883128v2, whole genome shotgun sequence genomic window, TCTGCACACTCTTTAGGAGTTGGGTGCAAGGATGCTCAcgtgtttgagaaaaaaaaacaccatttgGAGGCTAATTTAGTGCGTGGGCCGTGGGAGGCCAATTTTGTGTTTAAAGTAAAGATTTTTTACTGctaaaaatgtaaaaacttCGAATTTACCTTATATTATCTTTGAGAAAGTATTGGTTGGATgaccataatatatataatatatgtgtgtgtgtgtgtatttatttattaatggtTATCTGCACTAAAAGATATGATGATCATGCACAAAAGTATTCCTACTTAGACATGTTTAAGTGGatgacatattttttgtttttgtaattaataTATGTGGGGTGAACCCCTTACATTTAAGTTGCTCTGATTGACCTAGAAGATGGTGGTCATATGTTGTGCCATTATGCATTTAGATGAAAAGACACCTGATTTTTGTAAATGATTCATAGAGTTCACATAGAGAAGGACAAGGATTGCAGGTGATGGCAAAAGTTCACCTCTACCAAATATTGTTTTTGAGTCTGCAAATCAAGATAGATTCGCTAGAAAATCTAATCCCTAATTTGATAATGAAGATGTTGAACCAGCATTATCAACCACATCAACTGTATGTCCACCACATCAGCAAGAAATTAGTAGAGCAAGAGATGCTGCTAGGCTAGGAGAACTTAGCGGAGTAGAAGTGTCGCGAATTCATTAAAGTCTTTATTATAGGTGACATGGTACTTTCATTAGCCTAAGCACTACACACGTATCCactcacacacaaacacaataTTTGATGCATTTACCAAATCTTTTTATATAGCATATATTGTTACTATTGTATATATCTATTAGTTACTCTTTTTGTGCTTCCCTTTTTAGGTGAAACTCTCTGGATCAATAAGCAGTCAATATCTCACAGCGTTACTCATGGGAGCACCTTTAGCTCTTGGGGACGTGGAAATTGAGATGGCTGACAAACTTGTATCTGTTCCATATGTGGAAATGACACTTAAATTGATGGAGCGCTTTGGAGTGGTAGTCGAGCATGCTGGTGGCTGGGATAGATTCTTGGTTAGGGGTCGTCAAATGTACAAGTAAGTTCAGACTTATGGCAGAGGTAGAGATTTCTTGGTTAGAAAGAAACAATGGATAGCCAGATAAGTCGCTTATATGCTCATTGCCTGGGCGATACTTAACAGGTCACCTGGAAGTGCTTATGTTGAAGGAGACGCATCTAGCGCAAGTTACTTCCTGGCTGGTGCTGCAATAACTGGAGGCACTGTAACTGTAGAAGGCTGTGGTACAAGTAGCCTGCAGGTACAGTAGCCGTCTGCTTTTTTTTGTGAGGCTTAAGGACTCTTCTGTTTGTTCCTTTGTAAGGACGGTGCTAATTTCTGTTTTGTACATGAAGGGTGATGTGAAGTTTGCTGAAGTTCTCGAGAAAATGGGAGCAAAAGTTACTTGGGCTGAGAACAGTGTCACTGTCACTGGTCCACGAAAGGATGGTTCGAGGAGGCGTCTGAGTGGTATTGATGTCAATATGAACAAGATGCCTGACGTTGCAATGACCCTAGCTGTTGTTGCACTTTTTGCAGATGGTCCAACAGCGATAAGAGATGGTACTTACTGCACTGTGAATGTTCTATAAAGCATACCCTTTCTCGTTGCTATAGGAATTAACACTATATTCAAGCAACCTGAAGCATTCATTTATTGTTTGCAGTGGCAAACTGGAGAGTGAAGGAAACTGAAAGGATGGTAGCAATATGCACAGAGCTGACAAAggttggttttcttttccttgaatGAGTTTTCCTATATAACAGACTAGAGTATACTTACAACTTCAAATGGTTCTTGAGTTTTATCAAGTTTCTATGATCACTAATTACAATCTAAATTACAGTAGTCCCAAATTTTAAAGTTTAGTGGAGCACTGGAAATTGTAGACTATGATTGTATTTCTAACTTGATAATTCTTAGCAAACAGATGATGTTATTCAGTTACCACCTAGAATTCGTGACCAACGGTCATTTTTTGGTTGTTCATTCTTCCATTTCTGACCAAATGAAATGCATTTTCTGGTTGTTTGCAGTTGGGTGCAACAGTTGAAGAAGGGCCAGATTACTGCGTAATCACTCCTCCAGAGAGGCTGAATGTGACAGCAATTGACACATATGATGACCACAGGATGGCAATGGCATTTTCTCTTGCTGCATGTTCAGATGTGCCTGTCACTATTAAGGATCCTGGTTGCACGCGCAAGACTTTTCCGAACTACTTCCAAGTTCTACAAAGTGTCACAAAGCACTAGGGAAGTTTATCCTGTCTCGTGCCAGATCTCTTCAGCAATTTTAGAACAATATGACTTAATCTGGGGTCTGTATTTTTCTGTCTGTTGAAGAGCCCCACATTCCGGGATTAGAGAATCTTAAAAGAGGCAAGAGATTGAGGATTCATAAGCGTCCGTTCCTTGGTCTAAGGATGCAAAAGGCAGCAGTGGCAGTCAAAGTCATTTGGGTGAACGAggactctcttttcattttctttttttcctctttatgTTAGTCGAAGTGCAGCCATCCTGCCCACATCTGTTATGTGATTCTCTTATTATTAGTTGAGTTGGGCAATGTCTATTTGGATCATTACCTTTTCTGATTTTGGGCTTTAAATGCCTCTCACATTTGTACACTCTTTAGGAGTTGGGTGCAAGGATGCTCACGTGTTTGAGGAAAAAAACACCATTTGGAGGCTAATTTAGTGCATGGGAGACCAATTTAGTGTTTAAAGTAAAGATTTTTCACTGctaaaaatgtaaaaacttCGAATTTACTTTATATtatctttgagaaaatattggTTGGATgaccataatatatataatatatgtgtgtgtatttatttattaatggtTATATCATGCACTAAAAGATATGATGATCATGCACAAAAGTACCACTAGTTAGACATGTTTAAGTGGAggacatattttttgtttttgtaattaataTCTGTGGGGTGAACCCCTTACATTTAAGTTGCTCTGATTGACCTATAAGATGGTGGTCATATGTTGTGCATGCAACTGCTTTACCAGCTTAGCTTCTTTGAGTTTTAGTTGTAGAATACATACAGAGCAGAGAAATGCATTTAGCATATTTCAGTTAATTGACTCAGTTaagtagaaaatgaaaatgatcaacTGACTCAATAAACTCAACATGGTTCACTTACAAATTTGGTAACTCATACGAAAGCTTGACAAGCCGTGAAGATGCACTAACACTGTCAGAAACCCGACTGTTACAAGAAACAAGCATTTTAAAACTAGATTTGTTACTAAAACGAGTTATCTAACATGTTCCTTGTGTCGTGCAAATGGGCCGGTAGATGGTCAACTGAGAGGGGGACCTACTTTGTCTAAGTGAgctcattttttatatttttcaatggCCAAGCCTGGGTTAATCAGCCTTCTACCAGACTATGCAAAAAGATGAACCCTGGGTGTCAAATTCTTGACCTCCTCCAACTTGTAAGTCTTAAGCGGACTCCCTAGCCAGGTGTACAGTGCTCTTGTTGGCATGCAGCTGGAACATGCCTTCCAAATTCATTGGTCTTGATACTGGAGTTCTGAAATGGAACGATCAATTTTTTGACTTGGTCGTCTCAATCTGCTTGGTGTTTCAAGGCTACTCTATGGAACATGAAATCATGGAATAACACATTACCTTCTCTTTTGCTCTTGGTGTGCCTGACTGAGATAATGCAATTTGTGGGGGCACAGCTCCTTCCTGCTACACAGGCTGGAGTAACTCTGGCTATTAATGCAGAGCTGCAACAAGGCGGCGGCTGCATTCTCTTTACCCCTTTGAGAtccaaactcaacaacctccaCTAATGCTGGAATCCCACCCTCCTCACAAATAGTTGATCGGCCTTCTGGGGTCGTCGATAGATTCGCCAGAACGGCAAACAGCTTTATCAATCATTCCTGCTTCTGGATCCATCATTAACTCCACATGGAACTTGACAGCACCTGCCTGGATTATGTGTGCTTTGTTCTCATGAAAGATGGATATATTAAAGAGTGCTGTGGCTGCATCACCAAGAAGTTCAACCAAGGGACGTATAGCATCAGATCTCCCAATCTTGTTCTTGTATGCCTCCATAACTAAGAGGCTAAACAAAGTTGCAGTGGAGTTTTCCTTGCCTTCAGAATTTTCGGCCTTCAAGATATGAATGAGAGGTTCAACCACACCTGCTTCAGCAATTCTACATTTGTTTTCATCATTTATCAATAAGTTCAGAAGTGCTGTCACTGCATTTTCCTGTGTcttttatcttgagaatatAATAGATAAACTAATGAAGCTATAGCTCCACATTCTGCAATCATTACCCGGTTTTCCATATTATGCTTTGCCAAAAGCTGAAGCTCTTCTGCTGCTGCCGTTTGTGATCCAATTGATTGACTATTAAGTCCTTCAGTCA contains:
- the LOC116265601 gene encoding 3-phosphoshikimate 1-carboxyvinyltransferase 2-like, with the protein product MASLHSASAPKNAVQSRHGAMESVYLGSRYSGAPVTVLQLEGCGRKRPSFKRGLVFQIKAVAATEKKEDELVLQPIKEISGIVKLPGSKSLSNRTLLLAALSEGTTSVDNLLSSDDIHYMLGALRTLGLRVDEDRDMQRAIVEGCSGQFPVAKNSAKEVELFLGNAGTAMRPLTAAVVAAGGNTRYILDGVPRMRERPIGDLVSGLQQLGADIGCTLGTNCPPVYVNGKGGLPGGKVKLSGSISSQYLTALLMGAPLALGDVEIEMADKLVSVPYVEMTLKLMERFGVVVEHAGGWDRFLVRGRQMYKSPGSAYVEGDASSASYFLAGAAITGGTVTVEGCGTSSLQGDVKFAEVLEKMGAKVTWAENSVTVTGPRKDGSRRRLSGIDVNMNKMPDVAMTLAVVALFADGPTAIRDVANWRVKETERMVAICTELTKLGATVEEGPDYCVITPPERLNVTAIDTYDDHRMAMAFSLAACSDVPVTIKDPGCTRKTFPNYFQVLQSVTKH